Proteins from one Falco naumanni isolate bFalNau1 chromosome 10, bFalNau1.pat, whole genome shotgun sequence genomic window:
- the SDC4 gene encoding syndecan-4 isoform X2, producing the protein MNLEVRETETMDARWLGYAASGDLPDDEDIGEFRPHLTSDELDIDEASGSGDYSDSEDAIYLTTIDTPVIPDNYIPGDTGRKIEGEKKNTMVDNEIIPDKAVPVEENLSNKISMASTANSSIFERTEVLTALIGGGAVGLLFAVFLILLLVYRMKKKDEGSYDLGKKPIYKKAPTNEFYA; encoded by the exons ATGAACCTAGAG GTGAGAGAAACGGAGACCATGGATGCCCGGTGGCTTGGCTATGCTGCCTCTGGAGACTTGCCAGATGATGAAGACATTGGCGAGTTCAGGCCTCACTTAACTTCGGATGAGTTAGATATAGATGAGGCTTCTGGGTCTGGAG ACTACTCAGACTCCGAAGATGCCATATATCTGACCACCATAGATACTCCTGTG ATACCTGACAACTATATCCCTGGAGATACTGGGAGAAAGATAGaaggtgagaagaaaaacacaatgGTGGACAATGAAATCATTCCAGACAAAGCTGTACCTGTCGAAGAGAACCTGTCCAACAAGATCTCCATGGCAAGCACAGCCAACAGCAGCATCTTTGAAAGAACAGAAGTCCTAACAG ctctCATTGGAGGAGGGGCAGTGGGCCTCCTGTTTGCTGTCTTCCTGATCCTCCTCTTAGTCTATCGCATGAAGAAAAAGGACGAAGGCAGTTACGACCTTGGGAAGAAACCGATCTACAAGAAAGCCCCTACAAATGAGTTCTATGCTTAA
- the SDC4 gene encoding syndecan-4 isoform X1 — protein sequence MPLPRVPPLLRAALLLGLLLPAAAESVRETETMDARWLGYAASGDLPDDEDIGEFRPHLTSDELDIDEASGSGDYSDSEDAIYLTTIDTPVIPDNYIPGDTGRKIEGEKKNTMVDNEIIPDKAVPVEENLSNKISMASTANSSIFERTEVLTALIGGGAVGLLFAVFLILLLVYRMKKKDEGSYDLGKKPIYKKAPTNEFYA from the exons ATGCCGCTGCCCCGCGTCCCGCCGCTGCTCCGCGCCGCCCTGCTGCTcggcctcctcctgccagccgCCGCCGAGTCG GTGAGAGAAACGGAGACCATGGATGCCCGGTGGCTTGGCTATGCTGCCTCTGGAGACTTGCCAGATGATGAAGACATTGGCGAGTTCAGGCCTCACTTAACTTCGGATGAGTTAGATATAGATGAGGCTTCTGGGTCTGGAG ACTACTCAGACTCCGAAGATGCCATATATCTGACCACCATAGATACTCCTGTG ATACCTGACAACTATATCCCTGGAGATACTGGGAGAAAGATAGaaggtgagaagaaaaacacaatgGTGGACAATGAAATCATTCCAGACAAAGCTGTACCTGTCGAAGAGAACCTGTCCAACAAGATCTCCATGGCAAGCACAGCCAACAGCAGCATCTTTGAAAGAACAGAAGTCCTAACAG ctctCATTGGAGGAGGGGCAGTGGGCCTCCTGTTTGCTGTCTTCCTGATCCTCCTCTTAGTCTATCGCATGAAGAAAAAGGACGAAGGCAGTTACGACCTTGGGAAGAAACCGATCTACAAGAAAGCCCCTACAAATGAGTTCTATGCTTAA